The Caloenas nicobarica isolate bCalNic1 chromosome Z, bCalNic1.hap1, whole genome shotgun sequence region ACTAGGGGCTGGTTTCGACAAAGCAGAGGTGAGTGGGCTTCCACTTTTGCCAGACTCTATGGAGACAATACCATACTATATATTGCTAGGATTTCATTTGTAGAGCTCTTTCGCATACACAAGTGGAGGCTTAGATAGATGCATAGAAGATTAATGTCTTGGATAGCTTTTGGGAAGATGCTTTGGATAGACGAAGGTCCTTAAACCCGTCTCAATTTGGTCcaggctttttccttttcctaagcCATATAGCTCATCCTGGAGCTCCGACGGTCGGTGATGTGCTGACTCCATGTCTGTTGTCTTCACAGATAGAACTGATAATGGAGGCGATTCACAAAAACAGGAATTTGCAGTACAAGAAGACCATGGAGGTAAAGCAAAtgtgctgctgtttgttgtcgTGTGGGTTAACACTGCTCAGATGCATGGCCATGGTGCATTTAGATGCGAGGgtctttctcctctgctgcaaGTCCCTGTGTTGTGTCTGTGGCGTGCAGGctgtgctcagcacagctgaagAGTACGCAAGGCTGGTGGTGGCCTTTCAGGGCTGGATATGGGTGATTTAGATGCCATGGACTCGATTGCCACAAGCTTTTCATCTTGAGAAAAGAGCAGCTTGTCTTGTGAGGTTGGTTTGGCCCAAGCTGCAGGACTTCTGAACCTTGTGTGgcattccctgctctgctggcagcctGCGCCCGCCTCTTCACTCCTAGGCTGGGCTTTCCTCCAAAGCCTCCCGTGTGAGCTGTATTTGCATGTCCTTACTTGCTGACACGTTCCTGCCCTGTTTGGTGGCTCTCCCAGGCCAAGCGGCTCTACGAGCAGCGCTGCAGGGACAAGGACGAGGCGGAACAGGCTGTGCACCGCAACGCAAACCTGGTgacacagaagcagcaggagaaggtATGGAGAGAGGGGTGGCCATGGGGAAGGGCGATAAAGGGATGTCTCTTCTcacagctctcctgccccaTGGCTCTTCTCCCGGCTCTGGGTGTTGAGGTGAGATGGGAGGACTGGTGATTCATGAGGGTTCTCCTCTACCTTTcttagagtcatagaatcactatggttggaagagacctgcAGGATCaacgagtccaaccattaagccacccctggcactgccccatgtccctgagaacctcatctctgtgtctgttcaacccctccagggatggtgactccaccactgccctgggcagcctgttccaatgccccacagccctttggggaagaaattgttccccagatccaacctcaacctcccctggcgcaacttgaggccgtttctttgtgtccctgtctcccctcagctcctgttctccagctgaacccccagctccctcagccgctcccatcacacttgtgctccagccccttccccagctccgttcccttctctcaactcgctccagcacctcttTCTTGGTGCGAGGGACCCAAAACCGAACACGGTATTtgagatgcagcctcaccagtgcttctctctcatttttggCAGCTGTTCCTGAAGCTGGCTCAGACAAAATCAGCTCTGGAGGACTCTGGTGAGCGTGGAAACGGCAACGTTTGAAGGGCGAGGAGCGCGTTTCCCAGAGCACGGGGTTATGAAGCCATGGCATGGCTCTTGGGCAAGCAGTAGTCTTGGGTCAGGCTCCTCAGAAACACGTGCCCAAGGTACCGGAGGTGGGCACCTGCCATTGGGAAGCCTGCATGGCCCCACCAAGGCTGCTCCTGTAGCAGGACCCTCCACCTTGCTGTGTGGTTCCACATCCCCTTGCAGTGCCCACCCTCAGCTGAGGTCACACattactgctgctttctccctgATGTTCCAGCCATTTCAGGCTTCATATATTACCTTCTAGAgaaggtgttgggttttttttaatagtgttaATCAGATGACAATGTGATTTCCCTTGCAGACAGGAATTACCAGCAGAGCGTTACCACACTGGAAAAGATCCGAGAAGAATGGCAGAAAGAGCACATCAAAGCTTGCGAGGTAAATGCCCCAAAACGCCATGTGGCAATGTCGTCTTCTGGATGTCCATCCTTTGCTGCGGGCTTGAGAGATGGTTcagattttccttctgctctgtaTTGCCCAGACAGTGAAGAAGCAGGATTAATTGCAGCTAACCCTGTGGGTTTCTCATGCTTGGCTTCCAGTATAGTTTCCACTActatttaggggttttttttgtcttcctccaTCTTTTAAAATTGACAGACTCAATGCACTGGATAGTGACATATTTTGTCTGGACATTCATTGTGGCCATCTTGTTGAACAGTCATGGCCACAGTCACCTTTGCACATCTGGAAACTTGAGGccaatatcatagaatcacagaatcacaggatgtcagggactggaagggacctcagaagctcatccagtgcaacccccccgccggagcaggaacacccagatgaggttacacaggaaggtgtccaggcgggttggaatgtctgcagagaaggagactccacaactcccctgggcagcctgggccaggctctgccaccctcaccgggaagaagtttcttctcatatttaagtggaacctcttgtgttccagcttgaacccattaccccttgtcttactgttggttgtcactgagaaaagcctggctccatcctcctgacacccaccctttatatatttataaccatgaatgaggtcccccctcagtctcctcttctccagctcccgagccccagctcctcagcctttcctcacacgggagatgctccactcccttcagcatcttcgtggctgcgctggactctctccagcagttccctgtccttctggaaccgaggggcccagaactggacacaatattccagatgaggcctcaccagggcagagcagaggggcaggagaacctccctgacctactgaccacccccttctaatccccccaggtcccattgcccttcctggccacaagggccagtgctggctcatggtcaccctgctgtccccaggacccccaggtccctttcccctacactgctctctaacaggtcgttccccaacttatactggaacctggggttgttcctgcccaggtgcaagactctacacttgcccttattatatttcattaaatttttccccgcccaactctgcagcctgtccaggtctctggatgccagcacagcttctggcgtgtcagccacccctcccagcctgGGGTCACCagaaacttgctgacagtgcactctagtccctcatccaagtcactgatgaatatattgagtagtactggtcccagtaccgacccttgaggcactccactagatacaggcctccagctggactctgccccattgaccacaactctctgtcttctttccttcagccagttcacagtccacctcactacccaatcgtccagaccacacttcctcagtttagccgtgaggaagcgtgggagatggtgtcaaatgctttactgaagtcaaggtagaccacatccaccgctctgccatcatcaatccaccttgttatgtcctcataaaaggctatgaggttggtcaagcacgacttccccttggtgaatatgtgcagaaatgttttacactgagggtggtgagagcctgtcccaggttggccagggaggtggtggatgaaccatccctggagacatcccaggccaggctggacggggctctgagcaacctgagctggtgcagatgtccctgctcatggcagggggggcactggatgagctttgaaggtcccttccaacccaaactgttctgtgattctatatttCTACAGCCACACCACCACCCAGCAGACTCCATCTCAAACTCTGAAAGATTTTAAATGACTTTGCAGCAGAGGCTGTTGttgggctggggatgcaggcagggtgAAGCCATCCCCATGCAGCAGGAGCCCTTCGCCTTGTGTCTCGTGGACCACACGGCAGCACGGGAACCCCTCTGAGCGACTGCATCAGCCTAAAGCGGACTGTCCCATTGCAGAGTGGTCTAGCAAGGATTTCTATCACATGCTGGGGAAGTCCAGAGGTGGTGGCGAGAGGAGcgtgcagctgctgtgctgttgACCTATGTCTTGCAGCCGCCTGTGATTTGTGACCAAGGGATGGACAGGGACCACAGAAATCAGGGTTTTATCCAGGGTCTGCTGCAAGCTTGCAAATGGCCTTCCCACTCCCAGCTGTGCTGATCCCTTCCCAAACTACTTCTCATCAGGCCTCTATttagctttttccttttgaaacgGAATTTGCAGTCTGTTTTGTTCGGCGGGTGTCAGCGTCTCAGTGCTCGTGTGCTTGTGGTGTCTGGGGTCTCCAAAAGCCCCTCTGAACGTGGACCACTGGAAGGAGTATTTTTGCTTCCACAGACAGATGACCTGGAGGTTTTCCCCTTGATGTGTTGCCAGGGTCATAACTGATAAAAAGTGCATATGTACACTCGGGATTAAATGTTATCTTTCACGGAAATGTGTAAAGGCGTGTGAAACTGAGGTATACCAGACAGCAGATTTCGAAAGATTTGAGTTTAAACCTGCTTGGAAAAGTGCTGAGCAGCAAGGAGGGAGAAGAGTAGCCAGTCAGTGCAACTCTGTTTTCATGCATCCCTGGTGCTTTTTTATTGCTCCATAGGTGTGGGAGGGAGGTGACCTGGGATGGCACGACCTAAGGAACATGCACTGATTTGGAAACTGGCTTGGTCTCCCAGAGGGAGTGGTGTGCCAGGTGACTCCTTCCACATCAGTTCTGCAGACTTTCCTGAGCTTAACACTCATCTTTCAAACACCTGGCTGTGTAGAGGGATGGTTTCTCCTCTGGATGAGCTGGAGGACTCATGGTTTCCATATTTGCTGCAGAAGACCATCACGACCTGCTCCTCCTGGCTGAGGACAGTCACCTTTGTAGTGGTACTTGGGGATGTGAAACATTTCAGGATAAAAATAGATTTGCTCTCATTTTAAAGTCATCAGGGCTGTTTTGTCTGTGTCGTTACAGTTCTTTGAGACTCAGGAGTGGGAGCGGATCAACTATTTCCGCAACGCCCTCTGGCTCCATGTCAACCAGCTCTCGCAGGACTGCGTCCAGAATGACGAGGTACGTCAAATGAAGGTCTCTCCATACCTTCATTTTTCCGCTGGGAAAGCAGATCCTAATTTGCTTTCCTGAGCTGTGTTACAACTGAGTTGGGCTGTGGCCTTTGATCAGCCACTGGGCGCCAGCGTGAGCGTGTAGGCAGAAGGGTTTGGCTGGAGCTCTTGCAGATGAGGTTTTCTCTGCGATTCACACGTTTTTTCAGGGTAGTGAAAGACCGtctcaggttggccagagaggtggtggatgccccatccctggagacatcccaggccaggctggacggggctctgagcaacctgagctggtgcagatgtccctgctcatggcagggggggcactgggggagctgggaaggtcccttccaacacaaactactctatgattctatggttcccCTACCATTGAAGCTTGTGTCTTGGGTAAGCACTGGGCTTTCACTCCATGTGTGATCaatgatggggaaaaaaccactttttttgACCTGATGCATAGAAAcgctttttatttcccttttgcaGAAATATGAGGAAATCCGCAAGAGTTTAGAAATGTGCAGCATTGAGAAggatattgatttttttgtaaatttacGCAAAACTGGAAGCTCGGCTCCAGGTAAGAGTTCAGTACAATCTCACACAGTAGTGCTGACTTCCCTGTACTTCtcatggagctgctgctttgatcAGCATCAGTTTGGATGCAAAAAACAATGAATTTGCAACATCCATCATTTCATTCACTGGCATTCAGCACTAGTCTCTGCCATTTATCACCAGCTCCTTATGGTAATCTCCCCTTTCTGtaacttttaattttctgatcAAGCATTTCCCCAGAGATAGGGAAAGACTTAGCAGCTGAATGTTGGTAGGACAAGTAGTTTATGGCTATAAAAGGTCTGTACTTTACTGTTGTTAACTTTTCCCAGCTCCTGTTGTTTATGAAAACTACTATAATACGCAGAGAAATCCAACTCCTGTGAGAAGTCCGGTTCCTGTACCTATATCAAGGTAAGGGACATAACATGTACAATTGCATTTGCTATTGCAAATTATGCTCTCCCCcccagaaaatgttattttattgctttcagtCTATTGGAGGCTTGACTTGGGAGtattaaaggaaaacatttcttacGCTGTGTAGTGCATCACTTTTCACAGCAAGAGTTATACCTACCATAAGCTGTTCAAGGACCTCCTCAAGCCCAGTCAGAAGTTTTTGCTCCCCCTTTTGGGgtcatttcttccttctcatggTTAGGAATCTTATTCTGAAAGTGCTTGTGATGAGggtctgctctttttttcttgtattccAGCAGTCTTTTGCATGGAGGTGATGGGTTGTGATGCTTGGACAGCAGAAAAGCAAGGCAGTCTGGGGGATAATGAATTCCATGTCTTGCTCTCTCTGGGAACTATGTGAGCTCCCTTCTATAGCAGCCTTTGGTACCAGAATGAAACCTTCTGGGCTTCCCTGCATGGTTCTCCATGTGGTCTGTCTGTCAGAGGGGAGATGGATCAGTTAAAAACACGTGTGGGGCTGAATTCACTCCCCTGGGACAgaagctgggcagggaggtcaGCGTGAAGGATGACTTtgctgggggaaaaatggggattCAGGGCAAAAGACTGCTGCTAAAGATGAGTGTACCACCTTGGCTGTCATACTGGGAGAGGAGTCATGTCCAATTATGCCTCCTGATGTCTCACTCTGTAAAAAGGCACGTAAAAAGGCATGCCCTGAGGCTCACTTGTGAATGTTTCCCCAAATCACTGCTTTTTGGTTACTCTTTCCTCTCGCCCCCCGCATCGGCTTCGCTTCCCGTGTTTGCCAAGCAGGCTGCCCGTGGTGAACCCACCAGGACATGCCTTGGCAACAGGTCTCCATAAAGCCCAGGATGGCCAAACCTCTTGCCCTTCCACCAGCTCTGGGAGGGCACCTGAGGAGCACAGATCCAGGACAACATGTAGGCACGCAGATCCTCACCTCtgtgtttccttctctgcaggagGGGACCTCTACCCACCCCGACCAGCGCGCCAGGTGAGTCACTTGCTTTGTGTGGTTTCTGGCCCCACAGAGgttctttctgctcttgttcTTCCCTGTTGGAtcaagctgtgccaggggaggtttagattggatcttgggaacaatttatttctggaaagggttatcaggcattggaacaggctgcccagggcagtggtggagtcaccatccctggaggggttgaacagatggagatgaggttctcagggacatggggtagtgccagagttgggttgatggttggactcaatcacCTTAAggctctcttccaaccaaaatggttctatgactCTGTTTTAGCTCTCTAAAGGGATTGCTTTAGGTGAAGCTCCTGTTGTAACTGTGGTGCCTGCTGAAAGACACTGAGAAGTCAGGGGTTGGCTTCGGAGGCAAGTTTTTACTCAGAAGTTGTGATCGAAGCCCTCCATATAGGCACTTCTGAAGGTTATGGATGTCTAAACTTGGGATACCAGCAGTCTCTGCAGTTTGGGCCATTCTCTGCTTCAGCAGCATGAGTCGTACCATTCCCAGTGCTGCTTCAGGGATGGGATACTGCAGTGGGACTTGGTAAAACCAGGTCCTGCTATGGCTCTTAGGCAAATCAAGTCATCTCTTTGAGCGTCATTTGCCCCTGCATGCCATCCCTTTAACATGGGTGGTCAGTGCATGATGACATCTCGTAATGAGCGCTTCTCGTGAACAGACCTAATTTTTATGTGCTCTGTGTTTCAGGTGATCCTGATTACGCTACAATTGGTGACTACAGCTTGATAAGTCACTAACAGCCACAGTAAGTACTCACATTTGGTGCAGAAAGGATTTAATAGGAGATGGTAGCGTGAGTTGAaagaagggaacggagctggggaaggggctggagcacaagggtgatgggagcggctgagagagctgggggttcagctggagaacaggagctgaagggagacagggacacaaagaaatggcctcaagttgcgccaggggaggttgaggttggatctggggaacaatttcttccccaaagggctgtcgggcattggaacaggctgcccagggcagtggtggagtcaccacgactggaggggttgaaaatacacatagatgaggttctcagggacatgggttagcgccagagttgggttaatggttggacttgatgatcttgggggtctcttccaaccaaagtgatcCTATGATTCTTTGCGGCTATGCACAGGAGGCAGAGTGGAGAAAGAAAGGCCACTGGTTAAGGGATCACAGTTTGAGGTGACCAGCTGGAAGTGATGGTCATGTCAGCCCTCCCATCACTTGTCTGAACTGGAGGTGTGGTTTAGGCACTGTTGATCCTGTTCTGTATGTTCTCCAGGCAGAATACACTGTTGGTCTGTACAGCGTGGCAGAGGTCGTGTTTCCAGTTATTCCCAGCCGCACAGAGCTGAAGTGCTTCTCCGTTTTAAGAAAGTATTTGAGGACTCTGATAATTATTCATACATTCAGAAAGTGCCTACTAAAATCCTGTGACTTTGATTAACAAACTCCTTGGACGGATATCCCATCTTCACACTACGTGGAAGAAAAGGAGTATAAGAGATGGACCCAGACACAGGCTGGAACCTCCCACTCTCCGGATAACTGAGAAGTCATATGTACCAAGGGGATTGCTACATGATGCTTTGGGTACACTGGCATGCGTTCGGGGCATATGTATCCCACTCAGATCTCAGGTCACACTTCTGCCTGTTTCTAAAGTTTTTCATTAATGGTGATTAAACTTGTACTTTAGGTTTAATTTCGGTCACGTCTCTCAGGGAACTTACTTTGAGGAGCACCAACGGTTACACCACGTgcctggaacaggttgcccagagagaatcacagaatggttggggttggaagggaccttgaaaatCATCTAGTTTCAACACCCCtggaggtggtggctgaaccatccctggagacatcccaggccaggctggacggggctctgagcaacctgagctggtgcagatgtccctgctcatggcaggggtggcactggatgagctttgaaggtcccttcaaccaaaaccattctgtgattctgtgtgctCCAGGCTCGCTGGAAGCTGATCTACATCCTGCCTGGTGCAGCAGTTTGCAGCACAGCTACCTCGCGAGAGGCTGTGCCACCATGAACCTGCTGGGAAGTCCCACAGCCTTGTTGAGAATCTGAAGGAAGTCAGTCAGCTCCTCCAACCGCCTCTCTGATGAGGGGCTTGCATTTTTTGTTAGGTTCATGGTATAGCTTCTCCCTGGTAGGCTCTGGAGACCTCAATTTGATTAACTTCTGGGAATCTGTGAACTTGGACTCATTCTGGCTCTGCAGGACCAGAAACAAACGTAGCTACTAGTGTTAGGCTGGAGCTGTGAAACTCATCTTCTGACCAGGTCTCCTCAAAGTTTGTGCCCTTTTTGTTATTGTATATATGATTATGGCTTTG contains the following coding sequences:
- the PSTPIP2 gene encoding proline-serine-threonine phosphatase-interacting protein 2, with amino-acid sequence MRESLFRDNFWSSDLTSTVGYDSIIQHLNDGRKNCKEFEDFLKERAIIEEKYGKELINLSKKKPCGQTELNTLKRSLDVFKQQIDKEGQGHIQLAQTLREEARKMEDFREKQKLHRKKIELIMEAIHKNRNLQYKKTMEAKRLYEQRCRDKDEAEQAVHRNANLVTQKQQEKLFLKLAQTKSALEDSDRNYQQSVTTLEKIREEWQKEHIKACEFFETQEWERINYFRNALWLHVNQLSQDCVQNDEKYEEIRKSLEMCSIEKDIDFFVNLRKTGSSAPAPVVYENYYNTQRNPTPVRSPVPVPISRRGPLPTPTSAPGDPDYATIGDYSLISH